AACGATTTCCTCCCGGACCTGAAGGCCGTCAACCATCACATCCTCAACAGGGTCAGGATGCTATTCATAAATTATCCCAATAACCCGACGGCAGCCGTGTGCGATAAGGCCTTCCTGAAAGAGGTCGTCGGTTTCGCGTTGAAGCATAATATAATCGTCTGCCACGACGCCGCGTACTCGGAGATCGCCTTCGACGGTTTCCGTCCTCCGAGCATATTTGAGATCGACGGCGCCAGGGAAGTGGCCGTAGAATTCCATTCGCTCTCGAAAACGTTCAATATGACCGGCTGGCGGATAGGTTTCGCGTGCGGCAATCCGCAGCTTATCGAGGGACTGGCGAAGGTAAAGGCGAACATAGATTCCGGCGTATTCTCCGCGATACAGATGGCAGGTATCGCGGCCCTGAATAATTACGACAGGCATATCAATTCCGTCATAAAGATATACGAAGAGAGACGGGATATACTCGTTGACGGGCTCAACGGCATAGGCTGGAATGTCAGGAAGCCGAAGGCCACTTTCTACGTATGGGCCAAGGTCCTGCCGCGCTACACATCGGCTACCCTTGCGCAGGCGCTTCTGGAGAAGGCCGATATCGTCGCCACTCCGGGCAACGGTTTCGGCGCACACGGCGAAGGGTATATCAGGATGGTCGTCACCGTAGACAAGAGGCGCATAAAAGAGGCGGTCGAACGGATCAAAAAGAGGCTTCTCTAGAATGGTACTCTGCTACATAGGCATCGGCTCGAACCTGGGTGACAGGCGCAGGCATATCGATACCGCTATAGAGGAATTGCGGAAAGACCGCGAGATAAAGGTGAAGCGCGTATCGTCAATATACGAGACGGACCCTATAAGCGATATCCCGCAGGGGAGATTCCTGAACGGTGTCCTCGAGATAGAGACGGACCTCGCGCCCATGGAGCTGCTCGGGAGGCTTAACGCTATCGAAAAGGGACTTGGCCGCACAAGGAGCGTCAGGAACGGCCCCAGGACGATCGACCTGGACATACTGTATTACGGAGACGAGAAGGTATATATGCGCAGTCTGATAATACCCCACCCGAAGATCCGGGAGAGGGATTTTGTGCTTAAGGGGCTGCGGGAGCTGGGTAAGACAAGATGAAGACAGTCAACAGCGTCTCAAGGATGATGACCCTTTCCAAGATGATGAGGAAGGAAGGCAAGTCCGTCGGATTTGTACCGACGATGGGGTATCTGCATGAAGGGCACCTCAGCCTGGCAAAGACCGCCCGCAAGCACACCGATATAGTGGTGATGAGCATATTCGTAAATCCGGCGCAATTCGGCCCGGGCGAAGATTTTGACAGATACCCGCGCGATCTCAAGCGCGACGAAGAGCTTGCGGGGAGCGCCGGCGTGGATATCCTGTTTTACCCGTCGGTGAAGGAGATGTACCCCGCAGGATACGCGACTTATGTCACCGTAGAGAGGTTGAGCGAAAAACTTTGCGGCGGTTTACGGCCGGGCCACTTCAAGGGAGTGGCCACGGTCGTTACAAAATTATTCGGCATAATAAAGCCGGATATCGCATACTTCGGCCAAAAAGACGCCCAGCAGGCCATGATCATCAAAAAGATGGCAGATGACCTGAATATGGGCGTCGAAGTGAAGGTCCTGCCCACTATAAGGGAGAAAGACGGTCTTGCGATGAGCTCCAGGAACGTCTACCTTTCGGAGGGCGAGCGGAAGGACGCGGGCGTATTGTACGAATCGCTCCGGAAGGCGGAAGGTCTTATAAAGGAAGGCGAAAGGGACGCGAAGAAGATATCCGGGACGATACGGGACATGATAATGGCAAGACCGGGAGTGAAGATAGATTACGTGGCTATTGTGGACGCGAAAGAGTTTAACGAGGTCAGGACGATATCGGGTGAAACGCTTATTGCCCTCGCCGTCTTCGTCGGAACAACGCGGCTTATCGACAACATCATCATAAAAGGGTGAAGAGCATGGTATATACTAAAAATGACGATCTGAAATACAACGAAACGCTGAAGAAGAAGATAGCGCAGCTCAAGAAGAAACGGAACGCCGTCATCATAGCCCATAATTACCAGCGCGACGAGATACAGGAGATCGCCGATATAAGCGGCGACAGCCTCGCCTTGTCGCAGGCAGCGGTGCGTACGGACGCGGACGTCATCGTCTTCTGCGGGGTCCGGTTCATGGCAGAGAGCGCATCCATCCTGAACCCGGATAAGAAGGTCCTCCTGCCGGTCCAGGAGGCCGGATGTCCCCTGGCCGATATGATAACGCCGGAGAAACTGCGCGCCAAGAAGAGGGAGCACCCGTCTGCCGCCGTCGTCTGTTACGTGAATTCAAGCGCTGAGGTTAAGGCGGAGAGCGACATAGCATGTACTTCGAGCAACGCCATCGAAGTGGTGAGGTCGCTGACGGAACGGCAGGTCATATTCGTGCCGGATAAGAACCTGGGGAGGTATGTCCAGACGCAGGTCCCGGAAAAAGAGATAATACTCTGGGACGGGTTCTGCCCGACCCATATACGTGTCCAGGAAGAGGATATCGTAAATACCAAGAAGCGTTACCCCAAAGCGGAGGTTATAGCGCATCCGGAATGCAACCCGGAGGTCCTCGCGCTCTCGGACCATATATGTTCTACCGGAGGGATGTTCAAATACGTTAAGGCATCGAAGACGGAAGAGTTCGTCATAGCCACTGAATCCGGGATGTTGTACAAACTGCAGAAGGACAACCCCGGGAAGAGATTTTACCTGCCTACGCAGAACCTCGTCTGCGCCAACATGAAACTCATTACGCTCGGTTGGGTGGCCCACAGCCTCGAGATGCTCGTCTATGAAGTGAGGGTATCCGACGAGGTAAGGGATAAGGCAAAGAAGGCGCTCGATCGTATGCTCAAGGTGACGGGGGAGAAGAAGGAAGCGGCGTTGGCGGGGTATTGA
This DNA window, taken from Candidatus Omnitrophota bacterium, encodes the following:
- a CDS encoding LL-diaminopimelate aminotransferase, with the translated sequence MIRIEKSERLKKLPPYLFVEIDKAKKKARDEGRDVIDLGIGDPDIPTPRFIIDALQKAARDPRTHRYALDQGMPEFRQAVANWYRKRFGVSMDIEREIHPLIGSKEGIAHIPLAFVNPGDTVLVPDPCYPPYRSGTIFAGGDVVPMPLEEKNDFLPDLKAVNHHILNRVRMLFINYPNNPTAAVCDKAFLKEVVGFALKHNIIVCHDAAYSEIAFDGFRPPSIFEIDGAREVAVEFHSLSKTFNMTGWRIGFACGNPQLIEGLAKVKANIDSGVFSAIQMAGIAALNNYDRHINSVIKIYEERRDILVDGLNGIGWNVRKPKATFYVWAKVLPRYTSATLAQALLEKADIVATPGNGFGAHGEGYIRMVVTVDKRRIKEAVERIKKRLL
- the folK gene encoding 2-amino-4-hydroxy-6-hydroxymethyldihydropteridine diphosphokinase, which codes for MVLCYIGIGSNLGDRRRHIDTAIEELRKDREIKVKRVSSIYETDPISDIPQGRFLNGVLEIETDLAPMELLGRLNAIEKGLGRTRSVRNGPRTIDLDILYYGDEKVYMRSLIIPHPKIRERDFVLKGLRELGKTR
- the panC gene encoding pantoate--beta-alanine ligase encodes the protein MKTVNSVSRMMTLSKMMRKEGKSVGFVPTMGYLHEGHLSLAKTARKHTDIVVMSIFVNPAQFGPGEDFDRYPRDLKRDEELAGSAGVDILFYPSVKEMYPAGYATYVTVERLSEKLCGGLRPGHFKGVATVVTKLFGIIKPDIAYFGQKDAQQAMIIKKMADDLNMGVEVKVLPTIREKDGLAMSSRNVYLSEGERKDAGVLYESLRKAEGLIKEGERDAKKISGTIRDMIMARPGVKIDYVAIVDAKEFNEVRTISGETLIALAVFVGTTRLIDNIIIKG
- the nadA gene encoding quinolinate synthase NadA, yielding MVYTKNDDLKYNETLKKKIAQLKKKRNAVIIAHNYQRDEIQEIADISGDSLALSQAAVRTDADVIVFCGVRFMAESASILNPDKKVLLPVQEAGCPLADMITPEKLRAKKREHPSAAVVCYVNSSAEVKAESDIACTSSNAIEVVRSLTERQVIFVPDKNLGRYVQTQVPEKEIILWDGFCPTHIRVQEEDIVNTKKRYPKAEVIAHPECNPEVLALSDHICSTGGMFKYVKASKTEEFVIATESGMLYKLQKDNPGKRFYLPTQNLVCANMKLITLGWVAHSLEMLVYEVRVSDEVRDKAKKALDRMLKVTGEKKEAALAGY